The following are encoded in a window of Fusarium oxysporum f. sp. lycopersici 4287 chromosome 5, whole genome shotgun sequence genomic DNA:
- a CDS encoding dTDP-4-dehydrorhamnose reductase, producing MSERTVLVTGATGLLGREVATAFGLKNWNVKGTGYSRADGINTFKVNLSNETEVGEFLDETKFAVPSLYGCCASRLTLLPTFRPQVIVHCAAQRFPDKVDKDPEGARELNVAASKALAKLAADRDIFVIYISTDYVFPGTPGDAPYEADAKPQPTNLYGQTKLDGERAVLDTLKQAGKEGLGVVLRVPVLYGNAETPAESAVNVLMDALWKAQTQGAEISMDHWAIRYPTNTEDIGRVCHDISVKYLDTPSKERSCLPQVLQFSSEDRMTKYEIVTLFGEIMGLSTEGIKPNTEGNDPNASVQRPYDCHLSTKGLKDLGIDVSTCDFKGWWRREVRAFRK from the exons ATGTCTGAGCGTACTGTCCTTGTCACCGGCGCTACCGGCCTCCTCGGTCGTGAGGTCGCTACAGCGTTCGGCCTCAAGAACTGGAATGTCAAAGGAACGGGCTATTCTCGCGCAGATGGAATCAATACTTTCAAGGTCAATTTAAGCAATGAGACGGAAGTGGGAGAGTTTCTGGATGAGACCAAGTTTGCAGTCCCTTCCCTCTATGGATGCTGTGCCAGTAGACTGACGTTACTACCTACCTTCAGACCACAGGTTATTGTTCACT GCGCTGCTCAACGGTTTCCAGACAAGGTCGATAAAGACCCTGAAGGCGCCCGTGAACTCAACGTCGCTGCGAGCAAGGCACTCGCTAAGCTGGCCGCGGATAGAGACATCTTTGTCATATATATATCAACCGACTACGTGTTCCCCGGCACGCCCGGGGATGCTCCATATGAAGCCGATGCCAAGCCTCAACCTACCAATCTTTATGGCCAAACGAAGCTGGATGGTGAGCGTGCCGTCTTAGACACGCTGAAGCAGGCCGGAAAGGAGGGCCTAGGTGTCGTCCTTCGAGTTCCTGTCCTCTATGGGAACGCTGAGACGCCAGCCGAGAGTGCGGTCAATGTTCTTATGGATGCACTATGGAAGGCACAGACACAGGGAGCTGAAATTAGCATGGACCACTGGGCAATTCGCTATCCTACGAACACAGAAGACATCGGTAGGGTCTGCCACG ATATTTCCGTCAAGTACCTCGATACTCCAAGTAAGGAACGATCTTGTCTTCCTCAAGTTCTCCAGTTTTCCTCCGAGGATCGAATGACGAAGTATGAGATAGTGACACTATTTGGTGAGATAATGGGCCTGTCAACGGAAGGGATTAAGCCCAACACGGAAGGGAATGACCCAAATGCCAGTGTACAGCGACCTTACGACTGCCACCTGAGCACAAAGGGGTTGAAAGATCTGGGAATTGATGTTTCAACCTGCGACTTCAAAGGCTGGTGGAGACGTGAGGTTCGCGCATTTCGCAAGTAA
- a CDS encoding dTDP-4-dehydrorhamnose reductase, whose product MSERTVLVTGATGLLGREVATAFGLKNWNVKGTGYSRADGINTFKVNLSNETEVGEFLDETKPQVIVHCAAQRFPDKVDKDPEGARELNVAASKALAKLAADRDIFVIYISTDYVFPGTPGDAPYEADAKPQPTNLYGQTKLDGERAVLDTLKQAGKEGLGVVLRVPVLYGNAETPAESAVNVLMDALWKAQTQGAEISMDHWAIRYPTNTEDIGRVCHDISVKYLDTPSKERSCLPQVLQFSSEDRMTKYEIVTLFGEIMGLSTEGIKPNTEGNDPNASVQRPYDCHLSTKGLKDLGIDVSTCDFKGWWRREVRAFRK is encoded by the exons ATGTCTGAGCGTACTGTCCTTGTCACCGGCGCTACCGGCCTCCTCGGTCGTGAGGTCGCTACAGCGTTCGGCCTCAAGAACTGGAATGTCAAAGGAACGGGCTATTCTCGCGCAGATGGAATCAATACTTTCAAGGTCAATTTAAGCAATGAGACGGAAGTGGGAGAGTTTCTGGATGAGACCAA ACCACAGGTTATTGTTCACT GCGCTGCTCAACGGTTTCCAGACAAGGTCGATAAAGACCCTGAAGGCGCCCGTGAACTCAACGTCGCTGCGAGCAAGGCACTCGCTAAGCTGGCCGCGGATAGAGACATCTTTGTCATATATATATCAACCGACTACGTGTTCCCCGGCACGCCCGGGGATGCTCCATATGAAGCCGATGCCAAGCCTCAACCTACCAATCTTTATGGCCAAACGAAGCTGGATGGTGAGCGTGCCGTCTTAGACACGCTGAAGCAGGCCGGAAAGGAGGGCCTAGGTGTCGTCCTTCGAGTTCCTGTCCTCTATGGGAACGCTGAGACGCCAGCCGAGAGTGCGGTCAATGTTCTTATGGATGCACTATGGAAGGCACAGACACAGGGAGCTGAAATTAGCATGGACCACTGGGCAATTCGCTATCCTACGAACACAGAAGACATCGGTAGGGTCTGCCACG ATATTTCCGTCAAGTACCTCGATACTCCAAGTAAGGAACGATCTTGTCTTCCTCAAGTTCTCCAGTTTTCCTCCGAGGATCGAATGACGAAGTATGAGATAGTGACACTATTTGGTGAGATAATGGGCCTGTCAACGGAAGGGATTAAGCCCAACACGGAAGGGAATGACCCAAATGCCAGTGTACAGCGACCTTACGACTGCCACCTGAGCACAAAGGGGTTGAAAGATCTGGGAATTGATGTTTCAACCTGCGACTTCAAAGGCTGGTGGAGACGTGAGGTTCGCGCATTTCGCAAGTAA
- a CDS encoding farnesyl pyrophosphate synthase, with the protein MAQQTTLQEFNSVYPKLEEALLDHARSYKLPQEQLDWYKRSLEVNPLGGKCNRGMSVPDSVSLLLEKPLTEEQYFQAATLGWMTELLQAFFLVSDDIMDSSITRRGQPCWYRQEGVGMIAINDAFMLESAIYTLLKKYFRSHPAYVDLIELFHETTFQTELGQLCDLLTAPEDNVNLDNFSLEKYSFIVIYKTAYYSFYLPVALALHQLNLATPSNLKQAEDILIPLGEYFQIQDDYLDNFGKPEHIGKIGTDIKDNKCSWLVNQALAVATPEQRKILEENYGRKDDEKEKVVKKLYDDLNLEQRYLDYEEKVVGQIRERIANIDENEGLKKTVFEAFLAKIYKRSK; encoded by the exons ATGGCTCAACAAACCACTCTTCAGGAGTTCAACTCCGTTTACCCCAAGCTTGAGGAGGCTCTTCTCGACCATGCCCGCTCCTACAAGCTCCCTCAGGAGCAGCTCGACTGGTACAAAAGA TCTCTCGAGGTCAACCCTCTCGGCGGAAAATGCAACCGCGGCATGTCCGTCCCCGACTCGGtctccctcctcctcgagaagCCTCTTACCGAGGAGCAGTACTTCCAGGCTGCTACTCTTGGCTGGATGACAGAGCTTCTCCAGGCCTTCTTTCTCGTTTCCGACGACATCATGGACTCGAGCATTACCCGCCGTGGCCAGCCCTGTTGGTACCGCCAGGAGGGTGTTGGCATGATAGCTATCAACGACGCCTTCATGCTTGAATCCGCCATTTACACACTTCTCAAGAAGTACTTCCGCTCTCACCCCGCCTACGTCGATCTTATCGAGCTTTTCCACGAGACCACCTTCCAGACCGAGCTCGGCCAGCTGTGCGACCTACTCACCGCCCCTGAAGACAACGTCAACCTCGACAACTTCTCCCTTGAGAAGTATAGTTTCATTGTCATTTACAAGACCGCATATTACTCATTCTACCTCCCCGTCGCCCTCGCCCTTCACCAGCTCAACCTCGCCACTCCCAGCAACCTCAAGCAAGCTGAGGACATCCTCATTCCTCTCGGGGAGTACTTCCAAATTCAAGATGACTACCTTGACAACTTCGGCAAGCCTGAGCACATAGGCAAGATCGGCACCGATATTAAGGATAACAAGTGCTCTTGGCTCGTCAACCAGGCCCTGGCCGTGGCAACCCCTGAGCAGCGAAAGATTCTTGAGGAAAACTATGGCCGCAAGGAcgacgagaaggagaaggtcgtcaagaagctttACGATGACCTCAATCTTGAGCAGCGTTATCTCGACTACGAGGAGAAAGTTGTCGGCCAGATTCGTGAGCGCATTGCCAACATCGATGAGAACGAGGGCCTCAAGAAGACTGTTTTCGAGGCCTTCCTTGCCAAGATCTACAAGCGCAGCAAGTAA
- a CDS encoding anaphase-promoting complex subunit 8 translates to MALSVHEISQLRAALQDAVVKCSERCLYQSSKWAAELLNALPEIEEDEENINPADPGHASPIFAANSDPEEAILEAKELSKYLLAKSLFDCREYDRCAAVFLPDSLLSSVLASRVDSTSASTTTGKGKGKASSASAVTPLPKLSQKSLFLALYAKFMSGEKRRNEDSEMVMGPQDLGTVANKQLLVIGRFLATWFEERTTEDDEVLGSQGWLEYLYGMVLAKEKNDDKALEYFIRSVHKYTMNWGCWLEMTSLISRVEDLNRISRHCPQNIVSYMFHLHTSLELYQQGPGLANSLEQLLSIFPTSSFLLTCNALLAYHAKDLMAAEQHFTRLLALHPHRLDSLDHYSNILYVLNLRPKLAFLAHLCSSVDKFRPESCVVIGNYYSLLSMHEKAVQYFRRALTLDRSCLSAWTLMGHEYVELKNTHAAIESYRRAVDVNRRDYRAWYGLGQTYEMLEMHTYSLWYYKKAAGLRPWDGKMWMAVGSCLQKMGRERDGIKALKRALLADAYYDVGSSFGSGDLLGSRSATGHMDPDILLQIAVMYDQLGEEEEARSYMELCVAQEDGGGAAEADLAESIAIHNDSPPGSDNGAEGNENPGNEGTGVTAATSKARMWLAKFSMRTGDYITASRLAGELCQDGVEVEEAKALVREVRSRMEATGMLDPLS, encoded by the exons ATGGCACTCAGCGTCCACGAGATCTCCCAGTTGCGTGCTGCCTTGCAAGATGCCGTCGTCAAGTGCTCAGAAAGATGCTTGTATCAGTCATCAAAATG GGCTGCCGAACTGCTCAATGCGCTCCCCGAGatcgaagaagacgaagagaacATCAACCCTGCAGATCCCGGACACGCCTCTCCGATATTCGCTGCGAACAGCgatccagaagaagcaattcttgaagccaaagaaCTTAGCAAATATCTCTTAGCCAAATCTCTCTTCGACTGTCGAGAATATGATCGTTGCGCTGCCGTGTTTCTGCCCGACTCCCTCCTTTCAAGTGTTCTTGCCTCGCGTGTAGACAGCACTTCAGCATCCACCACCACTGGAAAGGGAAAGGGGAAGGCATCCAGCGCTTCAGCCGTGACGCCACTGCCAAAACTCAGTCAGAAGAGCTTGTTCTTAGCACTATATGCCAAGTTCATGTCCGGGGAGAAGCGCAGGAATGAAGACTCCGAGATGGTTATGGGCCCTCAAGATCTTGGTACAGTGGCCAATAAGCAATTACTTGTGATAGGTCGATTCTTAGCAACTTGGTTCGAGGAGAGGACAACGGAAGACGATGAAGTATTGGGAAGCCAGGGATGGCTTGAATATTT GTATGGCATGGTGCtagccaaagagaagaacgaTGACAAGGCACTGGAATATTTTATCCGAAGCGTGCACAAGTACACCATGAATTGGGGCTGTTGGTTGGAAATGACGTCGTTGATATCTCGAGTTGAAGAT CTGAATCGGATATCTAGACATTGTCCTCAGAATATTGTCTCTTACATGTTCCACCTGCACACCTCTCTAGAACTCTACCAACAAGGGCCCGGTCTGGCCAATTCTCTTGAACAACTTCTCTCGATATTCCCAACATCCTCTTTCCTTCTCACGTGCAATGCACTCCTGGCATATCACGCCAAGGATTTGATGGCTGCTGAACAGCACTTTACTCGACTGCTGGCACTCCATCCACATCGGCTAGATTCTCTCGACCATTATTCTAACATTCTCTACGTTCTCAATCTTCGCCCAAAATTGGCTTTCCTGGCACACCTATGTTCCAGCGTGGACAAATTCAGGCCCGAGTCTTGCGTGGTGATTGGAAACTATTACTCTTTACTATCGATGCATGAGAAGGCTGTCCAATATTTCCGTCGTGCGTTAACGCTAGACCGGTCATGCTTGTCAGCATGGACGCTAATGGGCCACGAATATGTTGAGCTTAAAAACACCCATGCGGCAATCGAGTCGTACCGCCGTGCAGTTGACGTGAACCGCCGGGACTATCGGGCCTGGTATGGTCTTGGTCAAACATAcgagatgttggagatgcATACATACTCATTATGGTACtacaagaaggctgctggtCTACGACCATGGGACGGAAAGATGTGGATGGCTGTAGGCTCATGTCTACAGAAAATGGGCCGAGAACGAGATGGTATCAAAGCCTTAAAGCGAGCTTTACTAGCTGATGCTTATTATGACGTGGGGAGCAGTTTTGGTAGCGGGGATCTCCTTGGCAGCCGGAGCGCCACGGGTCATATGGACCCCGACATCCTTCTGCAAATTGCGGTTATGTACGATCAGCttggtgaggaggaggaagccaGGTCATACATGGAATTATGCGTGGCCCAGGAAGACGGTGGTGgagctgcagaagctgatCTGGCTGAGTCGATTGCTATTCACAACGACTCTCCACCGGGCTCAGATAATGGTGCCGAGGGCAACGAGAACCCAGGGAATGAGGGAACCGGAGTCACGGCGGCGACAAGCAAAGCGCGTATGTGGCTGGCAAAGTTCTCAATGCGCACTGGAGATTACATAACGGCCTCTCGACTTGCGGGAGAGTTGTGTCAGGACGGTGTTGAAGTGGAGGAAGCAAAAGCACTTGTGAGAGAAGTTCGATCTCGAATGGAAGCGACGGGAATGCTCGACCCGCTGAGTTAG